One Janthinobacterium sp. TB1-E2 genomic region harbors:
- a CDS encoding RelA/SpoT family protein, with the protein MSLTPADTTSAALPPLAPRQAAKPQGASAPGTGTSGSNTPAAPPAPALGVASVSHLADKLAEYLSPADLKKVKEAYRFSDEMHLGQMRRSGEPYISHPIAVAEICADWKLDAQAIMAALLHDVMEDQDVKKDELIERFGAPVAHLVDGLSKLEKIEFQSQIEAQAENFRKMLLAMASDVRVILIKLADRLHNMRTLDFMTAAKKRRIASETMEVYVPIAHRLGLNNIYHELQDLSFSHLYPMRYRTLAKAVKAARGNRREVVNKIMEAVKSTLSMAELEADVTGREKTLYDIYKKMRSKHLSFSQVLDVYGFRVVVGSFADCYVTLGTLHSLYKPMPGKFKDYIAIRKLNGYQSLHTTVIGPYGTPVEFQIRTQEMHRTAESGVAAHWLYKSGESNPSDLQQRTHAWLQSLLDIQQQTGDSAEFLEHVKVDLFPDSVYVFTPKSKIIALPRGATAIDFAYSIHTGIGDQTVAVKINNETSPLRTELHNGDIVEIITDSSSRPSPTWLSFVRTGKARSAIRHHLRTINLPESIALGQQLLSQALHTLNIDADLQAPLVERLLNESSANSMDELYADIGIGKRMATLVARHIFGLIGGEAASMPVEHNSGSELDPVTICGSEGVSVQLAPCCLPIPGDQIIGQLRRDQGLLVHTSDCSQAKRQRAKEPDRWIAVRWGTELNRRFDCRIKVLINSERGILARVAAEIGESDANIIYVGMDEDKDNVLDQLRFTVQVKDRVHLAALLRNVRRVAGVNRILRERN; encoded by the coding sequence ATGAGTCTGACCCCAGCCGACACGACTTCCGCAGCACTGCCGCCCCTGGCCCCGCGCCAGGCGGCAAAACCGCAGGGCGCTTCCGCGCCCGGCACCGGCACGTCCGGCAGCAACACCCCCGCAGCACCGCCAGCGCCCGCCCTCGGCGTGGCCTCCGTCAGCCATCTGGCCGACAAGCTGGCCGAATACCTGTCTCCCGCCGACCTGAAGAAAGTCAAGGAAGCCTACCGCTTCTCCGACGAAATGCACCTGGGCCAGATGCGCCGCTCGGGCGAGCCGTATATCTCGCATCCGATCGCCGTCGCCGAAATCTGCGCCGACTGGAAGCTCGACGCGCAAGCCATCATGGCCGCCCTGCTGCATGACGTGATGGAAGACCAGGACGTCAAGAAGGATGAATTGATCGAGCGCTTCGGCGCACCGGTGGCGCACCTGGTCGATGGCCTGTCGAAACTGGAAAAGATCGAATTCCAGAGCCAGATCGAAGCACAGGCGGAAAACTTCCGCAAGATGCTGCTGGCCATGGCGTCCGACGTGCGCGTGATCCTGATCAAGCTGGCCGACCGCCTGCACAATATGCGCACGCTGGACTTCATGACGGCGGCGAAAAAGCGCCGCATCGCCAGCGAGACCATGGAAGTGTACGTGCCGATCGCGCACCGCCTCGGCCTGAACAACATCTACCACGAGCTGCAGGACCTGTCGTTCTCGCACCTGTACCCGATGCGCTACCGCACCCTGGCGAAAGCCGTCAAGGCGGCGCGCGGCAACCGGCGTGAAGTGGTCAACAAGATCATGGAAGCGGTGAAAAGCACCTTGTCCATGGCCGAGCTCGAGGCCGACGTCACGGGCCGCGAAAAGACCCTGTACGACATCTATAAAAAGATGCGCAGCAAGCATTTGTCGTTCTCGCAAGTGCTGGACGTGTACGGCTTCCGCGTGGTGGTGGGCAGTTTTGCCGACTGTTACGTGACCCTCGGCACCCTGCACAGCCTGTACAAGCCCATGCCGGGCAAGTTCAAGGATTACATCGCGATCCGCAAGCTGAACGGCTACCAGTCGCTGCACACGACCGTCATCGGCCCCTACGGCACACCCGTGGAATTCCAGATCCGCACGCAGGAAATGCACCGCACGGCCGAGTCCGGCGTGGCCGCGCACTGGCTCTACAAGAGCGGCGAATCGAACCCGTCCGACTTGCAGCAGCGCACCCATGCGTGGCTGCAATCCCTGCTCGACATCCAGCAGCAGACGGGCGACTCGGCCGAATTCCTCGAACACGTCAAGGTCGACCTGTTCCCCGATTCCGTCTACGTGTTTACGCCAAAGTCGAAGATCATCGCCCTGCCGCGCGGCGCCACGGCCATCGACTTCGCCTATTCGATCCACACGGGCATCGGCGACCAGACCGTGGCCGTCAAGATCAACAACGAAACCTCGCCCCTGCGCACCGAGCTGCACAATGGCGACATCGTGGAAATCATCACCGATTCCTCGTCGCGCCCCAGCCCGACGTGGCTGTCGTTCGTGCGCACCGGCAAGGCCCGTTCGGCCATCCGCCACCATCTGCGCACGATCAACCTGCCCGAATCGATCGCCCTGGGCCAGCAACTGCTGTCGCAGGCGCTGCACACCCTGAACATCGACGCCGACCTGCAAGCACCGCTGGTCGAACGCCTGCTCAACGAATCGAGCGCCAATTCCATGGACGAGCTGTACGCGGACATCGGCATCGGCAAGCGCATGGCCACCCTGGTGGCGCGCCACATCTTCGGTTTGATCGGCGGCGAAGCGGCCAGCATGCCCGTGGAACACAACAGCGGCAGCGAGCTCGACCCCGTCACCATCTGCGGCAGCGAAGGCGTCTCCGTGCAACTGGCGCCATGCTGTTTGCCGATTCCGGGCGACCAGATCATCGGCCAGCTGCGCCGCGACCAGGGCTTGCTCGTGCACACGAGCGACTGCTCGCAAGCGAAACGCCAGCGCGCCAAGGAACCGGACCGCTGGATCGCCGTGCGCTGGGGAACCGAACTGAACCGCCGTTTCGACTGCCGCATCAAGGTGCTGATCAACAGCGAACGGGGCATCCTGGCCCGCGTGGCCGCCGAAATCGGCGAATCCGACGCCAACATCATCTATGTCGGCATGGACGAAGACAAGGACAACGTCCTCGACCAGCTGCGCTTCACCGTGCAAGTCAAGGACAGGGTCCACCTGGCCGCCCTGCTGCGCAATGTGCGCAGAGTGGCCGGCGTGAACCGCATCCTGCGCGAACGTAACTAG
- the gmk gene encoding guanylate kinase: MSHPTAFSGSLFVVAAPSGAGKSTLVNALLAQEPGIKLSISTTTRAPRPGEQHGREYYFTTAEDFVARADQGEFLEWAEVHGNYYGTSRIMVEQQMAAGTDILLEIDWQGARQVRKQFPRAAGIFILPPSIDALEERLNKRGQDEPHVITRRLLAAGGEIAHAPEFEYVIINEEFTVALSELSAIVRAARCRFAQQAARNASLFAQLGLHAE; this comes from the coding sequence ATGAGCCACCCTACCGCCTTCTCCGGCAGCCTGTTCGTGGTTGCCGCGCCATCGGGCGCCGGCAAATCGACACTGGTCAATGCATTGCTGGCGCAAGAGCCCGGCATCAAATTGTCGATCTCAACCACCACGCGCGCGCCCCGTCCGGGCGAGCAGCATGGCCGCGAGTACTATTTCACGACGGCGGAAGACTTTGTCGCGCGCGCCGACCAGGGCGAATTCCTGGAATGGGCGGAAGTGCATGGCAATTACTACGGCACCTCGCGCATCATGGTGGAACAGCAAATGGCCGCCGGCACCGACATCCTGCTGGAAATCGACTGGCAGGGCGCGCGCCAAGTGCGCAAGCAATTCCCCCGCGCGGCCGGCATTTTCATCCTGCCGCCGTCGATCGATGCGCTGGAAGAACGCTTGAACAAGCGCGGCCAGGACGAGCCGCACGTGATCACGCGCCGCCTGCTGGCGGCCGGCGGCGAAATCGCACACGCTCCCGAGTTCGAGTATGTTATTATCAATGAAGAGTTTACGGTCGCTTTGTCCGAACTGAGCGCGATCGTGAGAGCGGCCCGTTGCCGGTTTGCGCAACAAGCGGCCCGCAACGCATCGCTATTCGCCCAGCTGGGCCTGCACGCAGAATAA
- a CDS encoding YicC/YloC family endoribonuclease, with the protein MTGYAVATSEGAAGTLTIEIKSVNSRFLDLQFRINDDLRALEPDLRAAVMSAITRGKVEVRLSFGRKAATAGTQALNLPLLTELARLQNEVGQHFVSAPVMTVAELLRWPGVIEEAQVGQESLQADVGALTKRTVAAFVDSRKREGAALEAVLVSRIEAMEAIVKRITPLIPQVVAAFQQKAIERMQDALGLASQGSNSALSRQDAMERIRQEVILYGIRIDVSEELARLSAHLGETRHILTKGGQVGKRLDFMMQELNREANTLGAKASVKELADASMDLKLLIEQMREQVQNLE; encoded by the coding sequence ATGACAGGCTACGCGGTTGCCACCAGCGAAGGTGCTGCAGGCACACTGACAATTGAAATCAAGAGCGTCAACTCACGCTTTCTCGACCTGCAATTCCGGATCAACGACGATCTGCGGGCCCTGGAGCCTGATTTGCGCGCCGCCGTCATGTCCGCCATCACGCGCGGCAAAGTCGAGGTACGCCTGAGCTTTGGCCGCAAGGCCGCAACGGCCGGCACGCAGGCGCTGAACCTGCCCCTGCTGACCGAACTGGCGCGCCTGCAAAACGAAGTGGGCCAGCATTTTGTCTCCGCGCCCGTCATGACGGTGGCCGAACTGCTGCGCTGGCCAGGCGTCATCGAAGAAGCGCAAGTGGGGCAGGAATCCTTGCAGGCGGACGTGGGCGCGCTGACCAAGCGCACCGTGGCCGCCTTCGTCGACAGCCGCAAGCGCGAAGGCGCGGCGCTCGAAGCCGTGCTCGTGTCGCGCATCGAAGCGATGGAAGCCATCGTCAAGCGCATCACGCCATTGATACCGCAAGTGGTGGCGGCCTTCCAGCAAAAAGCCATCGAACGCATGCAGGACGCGCTGGGTCTGGCCAGCCAGGGTTCGAATTCGGCCCTGTCGCGCCAGGACGCCATGGAGCGCATCCGCCAGGAAGTGATCTTGTACGGCATCCGCATCGACGTATCGGAAGAACTGGCGCGCCTGTCGGCCCACCTGGGCGAAACGCGCCACATCCTCACCAAGGGCGGGCAAGTGGGCAAGCGCCTCGACTTCATGATGCAGGAACTGAACCGCGAAGCCAATACCCTGGGCGCCAAGGCGTCCGTCAAGGAACTGGCCGACGCCTCGATGGACTTGAAGCTGCTGATCGAGCAGATGCGCGAACAGGTGCAGAACCTGGAATAA
- a CDS encoding tetratricopeptide repeat protein, with amino-acid sequence MRPYLVSAPCFKHLGAALLCCVLAACSVTPPASLPPIFNDSDFAPAAAIDASQVFAIDEPMRQYVRTQVRREARNKNDRAALYDALYDKSRLKLEYDAAMTRNARETFAARQGNCLSLVIMTAALAHEMGLQVRYQEVLGEESWSRSGDMYFVAGHVNLVLGQRLDDKSGRYDAKGMMVIDFLPSVEMGSYRTRELDEATVLAMYMNNRAAESMSEGQLDQAYWWARAALLQDPSFTGAYNTLGVVQFRHGNLAQARRTFAHALTRAPDNTVLLSNLAQALEASGLQNEALPLRRRLLALQPQPPFHYFNLGKAAMQQNDYVRAIQLFSREIARDPYYHEFHFWLAQAYARLGQLEQAGKQLELAMSSSTTRGDHTLYAAKLQRLRAVTTH; translated from the coding sequence ATGCGCCCCTATCTTGTTTCCGCCCCTTGCTTCAAGCACCTGGGCGCCGCCCTGCTCTGCTGTGTTTTGGCGGCCTGCAGCGTCACACCGCCTGCCAGCCTGCCCCCCATCTTCAACGACAGCGATTTCGCCCCGGCCGCCGCCATCGACGCCAGCCAGGTCTTTGCTATCGACGAGCCCATGCGCCAGTATGTGCGCACACAAGTGCGGCGCGAGGCGCGCAACAAGAACGACCGCGCGGCCCTGTATGACGCCCTGTACGACAAGAGCAGGCTGAAACTCGAATACGATGCGGCCATGACGCGCAATGCGCGCGAAACGTTCGCGGCGCGCCAGGGCAACTGCCTGTCGCTGGTGATCATGACGGCGGCGCTGGCGCATGAAATGGGCTTGCAGGTGCGCTACCAGGAGGTGCTCGGTGAAGAAAGCTGGAGCCGCAGCGGCGACATGTATTTTGTCGCCGGCCACGTCAACCTCGTACTGGGCCAGCGGCTGGACGACAAATCCGGCAGGTACGATGCCAAGGGCATGATGGTGATCGATTTCCTGCCGTCCGTGGAGATGGGCAGCTATCGCACGCGGGAACTCGACGAAGCAACCGTGCTCGCCATGTACATGAACAACCGAGCCGCCGAAAGCATGAGCGAAGGCCAGCTGGACCAGGCGTATTGGTGGGCCCGGGCAGCGCTGCTGCAGGACCCCTCGTTCACCGGCGCCTACAACACCCTGGGCGTGGTCCAGTTCCGCCATGGCAACCTGGCGCAAGCGCGGCGCACGTTCGCCCATGCGCTGACGCGCGCGCCGGACAACACGGTGCTGCTGTCGAACCTGGCGCAGGCGCTGGAAGCGTCCGGCTTGCAGAATGAAGCGCTGCCGCTGCGCCGGCGCCTGCTGGCGCTGCAGCCGCAGCCGCCCTTCCACTATTTCAACCTGGGCAAGGCGGCCATGCAGCAAAACGATTACGTGAGGGCGATACAGCTGTTTTCACGCGAAATCGCGCGCGACCCGTACTACCACGAGTTCCACTTCTGGCTGGCGCAAGCCTATGCGCGCCTGGGCCAGCTGGAGCAGGCCGGCAAGCAGCTGGAACTGGCGATGAGCAGCAGCACCACGCGCGGCGACCACACGCTCTATGCGGCCAAGCTGCAGCGACTGCGCGCCGTCACCACGCATTAA
- the rpoZ gene encoding DNA-directed RNA polymerase subunit omega: MARITIEDCLKQIPNRFQLTLAATYRARQLLQGHTPKVEAKDKPTVVALREIAAGKVGIEMLKKVPM; the protein is encoded by the coding sequence ATGGCCCGTATCACAATCGAAGATTGCCTGAAGCAGATCCCTAACCGTTTCCAGCTGACCCTGGCTGCGACCTATCGCGCACGTCAGTTGTTGCAAGGCCACACCCCTAAGGTGGAAGCCAAGGACAAGCCTACCGTTGTCGCACTGCGTGAAATCGCTGCCGGTAAAGTCGGCATCGAAATGCTGAAAAAGGTCCCGATGTAA
- the rdgB gene encoding RdgB/HAM1 family non-canonical purine NTP pyrophosphatase, with product MTQRLILASNNAGKLKEFNELLSTIGFSVHAQGEYDVPESDEPFHTFVENALQKARHASRLTGLPALADDSGVCVNALGGAPGVYSARYAGEPKSDAANSAKLISDLEAHADKSAYYYCVLVYVRHADDPQPVIADGRWNGEMIATPRGNGGFGYDPHFFLPALGKCAAELTSDEKNALSHRGQALRALVEKLR from the coding sequence ATGACCCAACGCCTCATCCTCGCCTCCAACAACGCCGGCAAGCTCAAGGAATTCAACGAGCTGCTCTCGACCATCGGTTTTTCCGTCCACGCCCAGGGCGAGTATGACGTGCCGGAAAGCGACGAGCCGTTCCACACCTTCGTTGAAAACGCTCTGCAGAAGGCGCGCCACGCATCGCGCCTGACGGGCTTGCCGGCGCTGGCCGACGATTCCGGCGTGTGCGTCAATGCGCTCGGCGGCGCGCCGGGCGTGTACTCGGCGCGCTATGCGGGCGAGCCGAAGTCGGACGCGGCCAACAGCGCCAAGCTGATCTCCGACCTCGAGGCGCATGCCGACAAATCCGCGTATTACTACTGCGTGCTGGTGTACGTGCGCCATGCGGACGACCCGCAGCCCGTGATCGCCGACGGCCGTTGGAATGGCGAGATGATCGCCACGCCGCGCGGTAACGGCGGCTTCGGCTACGATCCGCATTTCTTCCTTCCCGCGCTGGGCAAGTGCGCGGCCGAACTGACGTCCGATGAAAAGAACGCGCTGTCGCACCGTGGCCAGGCCCTGCGCGCGCTGGTGGAAAAGCTGCGATGA
- the hemW gene encoding radical SAM family heme chaperone HemW, giving the protein MIPIKLVGAVAKSAAKPGAAPAPQEGISGAAGAALKYLQPGALNLTALPPLSLYIHFPWCVKKCPYCDFNSHEVRGDLPEAEYLAALRLDLEMALPLIWGRKIHTIFIGGGTPSLMSAAGLDRLMSDVRTLLPLEPDCEITMEANPGTFEAEKFKSYRASGINRLSIGIQSFNGRHLQALGRIHDDNEARRAVEIAHANFDNFNLDLMYALPTQTLDEARQDLETALSFAPPHLSLYHLTLEPNTLFAKYPPVLPDDDESADIADMVAARAAQAGYGRYEVSAYAQPGRQAKHNRNYWEFGDYLGIGAGAHSKISFPHRVLRQARYKQPRAYMDAVLAGNPVQEERELAREEMGFEFMLNTLRLTQGFTPNLFAERTGLALNAIEQPLNAAEAKGLLYRDHQVIRPTERGLCFLNDLQQMFLED; this is encoded by the coding sequence ATGATCCCGATCAAACTGGTGGGCGCCGTTGCCAAGTCGGCAGCCAAGCCCGGCGCCGCTCCCGCGCCGCAGGAAGGCATTTCCGGCGCGGCCGGGGCGGCCCTGAAATACCTGCAGCCGGGCGCGCTGAACCTGACGGCCCTGCCGCCGCTGTCGCTGTACATCCATTTCCCGTGGTGCGTGAAAAAATGCCCGTATTGCGACTTCAATTCGCACGAGGTGCGCGGCGACTTGCCGGAAGCCGAATACCTGGCGGCCCTGCGGCTGGACCTGGAAATGGCGCTGCCGCTGATCTGGGGCCGCAAGATCCACACGATTTTCATCGGCGGCGGCACGCCCAGCCTGATGTCGGCGGCGGGCCTGGACCGGCTGATGTCGGATGTGCGCACCCTGCTGCCACTGGAGCCCGATTGCGAAATCACCATGGAAGCCAATCCGGGCACCTTCGAAGCGGAAAAATTCAAGTCCTACCGGGCCAGCGGCATCAACCGTTTGTCGATCGGCATCCAGAGCTTCAATGGCCGCCATTTGCAGGCGCTGGGCCGCATCCACGACGACAACGAGGCGCGCCGCGCGGTGGAGATCGCGCACGCCAATTTCGACAATTTCAACCTCGACCTGATGTACGCGCTGCCCACGCAGACGCTGGACGAGGCGCGGCAGGACCTGGAAACGGCGCTGTCGTTCGCGCCGCCGCACCTGTCGCTGTACCACCTGACGCTGGAGCCGAACACCCTGTTCGCCAAGTATCCGCCCGTGCTGCCGGACGACGACGAGAGCGCCGACATTGCCGACATGGTGGCCGCGCGCGCGGCGCAGGCCGGTTATGGCCGCTACGAAGTGTCGGCCTATGCGCAGCCGGGCCGCCAGGCAAAGCACAACCGCAATTACTGGGAATTCGGCGATTATCTCGGCATCGGCGCGGGTGCGCATTCGAAGATATCGTTCCCGCACCGCGTGCTGCGCCAGGCCCGCTACAAGCAGCCGCGCGCCTACATGGACGCGGTGCTGGCCGGCAACCCGGTGCAGGAAGAGCGCGAACTGGCGCGCGAGGAAATGGGTTTTGAATTCATGCTCAATACCCTGCGCCTGACGCAGGGCTTTACACCGAACCTGTTCGCCGAGCGCACGGGCCTGGCCCTCAACGCCATCGAGCAGCCGCTCAATGCGGCCGAAGCGAAAGGCTTGCTGTACCGCGACCACCAGGTCATCCGTCCGACGGAACGGGGATTGTGCTTCCTGAACGACCTGCAGCAGATGTTCCTGGAAGATTAA
- a CDS encoding methyl-accepting chemotaxis protein codes for MHALSHLRIGTRLAAGFALVLLLSVISTSYALYSAHVNAEATRQMMEKPLAKERLVSDWYVLIYSAIARTSMIAKSTDETLSSVFADTIADSTKQGSELLKKIEALLDSDEEKAIFKSSIAERVKYQDAKTLVMNARKAGDAAQAESTYRDSFAPAATKYQNNVKALLSQQRQAIDATAHAIEAANGRSFTLLLTLCVLVVALGSICAWLITRSITQPLKAAVKVAETVADGDLRTHFGKAASDEIGDLMRALHGMNEALRKVVSEVQTGTNAIATASGEIAAGNQDLSARTEQQASSLEETASSMEELTSTVKQNADNARQANQMAVAASGVAERGGSIVSQVVDTMGAIDTASTKIVDIIGVIDGIAFQTNILALNAAVEAARAGEQGRGFAVVATEVRSLAQRSAAAAREIKTLIGDSVEQVNNGTRLVQQAGSTMGEVVDSVRRVTDIMAEITAASAEQSLGIDQVNQAIAQMDQVTQQNAALVEEAAAAAESMQDQAARLAQVAAGFQLEHVVAAAPVRAARPAKAAIASTQKLAPRQSQATAGKPAAPKAAGAAAHKTPSHIAGDDWEEF; via the coding sequence ATGCACGCCCTCTCCCACCTTCGTATCGGCACGCGCCTGGCTGCAGGCTTCGCGCTGGTGCTGCTGCTGTCCGTGATCTCCACCTCGTACGCGCTGTACAGCGCCCACGTGAATGCCGAAGCGACGCGGCAAATGATGGAAAAACCGCTGGCCAAGGAACGCCTCGTATCGGACTGGTACGTGCTGATCTATTCGGCCATCGCGCGCACCTCGATGATCGCCAAAAGCACGGATGAAACCCTGTCCAGCGTGTTTGCCGACACCATCGCCGACAGCACCAAACAGGGCAGCGAACTGCTGAAGAAAATCGAGGCGCTGCTCGACAGCGACGAAGAAAAAGCCATCTTCAAATCGTCCATCGCCGAGCGCGTCAAGTACCAGGATGCCAAGACCCTGGTGATGAATGCGCGCAAGGCAGGCGACGCGGCGCAGGCGGAAAGCACCTACCGCGACAGCTTCGCGCCGGCCGCCACCAAATACCAGAACAACGTCAAGGCCCTGCTGTCGCAGCAGCGCCAGGCCATCGACGCCACGGCGCACGCGATCGAGGCGGCCAACGGGCGCAGCTTCACCCTGCTGCTGACCTTGTGCGTGCTGGTGGTGGCGCTGGGCAGCATCTGCGCCTGGCTGATCACGCGCTCGATCACGCAGCCGTTGAAGGCTGCCGTGAAAGTGGCGGAAACGGTGGCCGACGGCGACTTGCGCACGCATTTCGGCAAGGCCGCCAGCGATGAAATCGGCGACCTGATGCGCGCGCTGCACGGCATGAACGAGGCGCTGCGCAAGGTGGTGTCGGAAGTGCAGACGGGCACCAACGCGATCGCCACGGCATCGGGCGAAATCGCCGCCGGCAACCAGGATTTGTCGGCCCGCACGGAGCAGCAGGCCAGCTCGCTGGAAGAGACGGCGTCGTCGATGGAAGAACTGACCAGCACCGTCAAGCAGAATGCGGACAATGCGCGCCAGGCCAACCAGATGGCGGTGGCCGCGTCCGGCGTGGCCGAACGGGGCGGCAGCATCGTCAGCCAGGTGGTCGACACCATGGGCGCCATCGATACGGCATCGACGAAAATCGTCGACATCATCGGCGTCATCGACGGCATCGCCTTCCAGACGAATATCCTGGCCTTGAACGCGGCCGTCGAAGCGGCGCGCGCCGGCGAGCAGGGACGCGGCTTTGCCGTCGTCGCCACGGAAGTGCGCAGCCTGGCGCAGCGCTCGGCCGCGGCGGCGCGCGAAATCAAGACCCTGATCGGCGACTCGGTGGAACAGGTCAACAATGGCACGCGGCTGGTGCAGCAGGCGGGCAGCACCATGGGTGAAGTGGTCGACAGCGTGCGCAGGGTGACCGACATCATGGCCGAGATCACCGCCGCCAGTGCCGAACAAAGCCTGGGCATCGACCAGGTCAACCAGGCCATCGCGCAGATGGACCAGGTAACGCAGCAAAATGCGGCCCTGGTGGAAGAAGCGGCCGCCGCGGCCGAAAGCATGCAGGACCAGGCCGCGCGCCTGGCGCAAGTGGCGGCCGGCTTCCAGCTCGAACACGTCGTCGCGGCGGCGCCCGTGCGCGCCGCGCGGCCAGCCAAGGCCGCCATTGCCAGCACGCAAAAACTCGCGCCACGCCAGTCCCAGGCCACGGCCGGCAAGCCGGCAGCACCCAAGGCGGCCGGTGCGGCGGCGCACAAAACGCCATCGCACATCGCCGGCGACGACTGGGAGGAATTTTAA
- a CDS encoding patatin-like phospholipase family protein, which produces MQSPITIRLGRRARARIADNGVRASDIAIVPAAAGGPKGLILHQLDCWLFGHFLPQAPRPRQFVGASIGAWRMAAAVFPDPVAAQRRLVREYVGQRYPDKPEAAHVSRTCRALLDAVLDGQDAQLLRHERHSLSVLAVRGIGALAQPGKWRDRRGFLMAAAGNAVARARLAASLERAVFHAGPDGASWLRSRFDAFHSHFVPLAQDNLRDALLASGSIPLVLDAVTDIAGAPPGRYWDGGLVDYHLHLPYQREPDLVLYPHFADHIVPGWLDKAMPWRRARSGDSALDNMILVSPSPAFVASLPNGKLPDRRDFPHYGQDHAARMRDWRRAIAESERMAAAFARWAEQPDLRQAGDL; this is translated from the coding sequence GGGCCGCCGCGCCCGGGCGCGCATCGCCGACAACGGGGTGCGCGCCAGCGATATCGCCATCGTTCCTGCCGCCGCAGGCGGGCCGAAAGGCTTGATCCTGCACCAGCTCGATTGCTGGCTGTTCGGCCACTTCCTGCCACAAGCGCCGCGTCCGCGCCAGTTCGTCGGCGCTTCGATCGGCGCCTGGCGCATGGCCGCCGCCGTGTTCCCCGACCCTGTCGCCGCGCAGCGCCGCCTGGTGCGCGAATACGTGGGCCAGCGTTATCCCGACAAACCCGAGGCGGCGCACGTCAGCCGCACCTGCCGCGCCCTGCTCGACGCCGTCCTCGATGGCCAGGATGCGCAGCTGCTGCGGCACGAGCGCCACAGCCTGTCGGTGCTGGCCGTACGCGGCATCGGCGCGCTGGCGCAGCCGGGCAAATGGCGCGACCGGCGCGGCTTCCTGATGGCGGCCGCCGGCAACGCCGTGGCGCGCGCGCGCCTGGCCGCCTCGCTGGAACGCGCCGTGTTCCATGCCGGACCGGATGGCGCCAGCTGGCTGCGCTCGCGCTTCGACGCCTTCCATTCCCACTTCGTGCCGCTGGCGCAAGACAACCTGCGCGACGCGCTGCTGGCCTCCGGCTCCATTCCGCTGGTGCTCGATGCGGTCACGGACATCGCCGGCGCGCCGCCCGGGCGCTACTGGGACGGCGGCCTGGTCGACTACCATTTGCACCTGCCCTACCAGCGCGAACCGGACCTCGTGCTGTATCCGCATTTTGCCGACCATATCGTACCGGGCTGGCTGGACAAGGCCATGCCCTGGCGCCGCGCGCGCAGCGGCGATAGCGCACTCGACAACATGATCCTCGTCTCGCCGTCGCCCGCCTTCGTGGCCAGCCTGCCCAACGGCAAACTGCCGGACCGGCGCGACTTCCCCCATTACGGGCAAGACCACGCGGCGCGCATGCGCGACTGGCGCCGCGCCATCGCGGAAAGCGAGCGCATGGCGGCCGCCTTCGCCCGCTGGGCCGAGCAGCCGGACTTGCGCCAGGCGGGCGATCTGTAG
- the rph gene encoding ribonuclease PH, which translates to MTFESRPSGRAVDALRAIRITRQYTKHAEGSVLIECGDTKVICTASIEDKVPGFLKGKGQGWLTAEYGMLPRSTHTRMDREAARGKQSGRTQEIQRLIGRSLRAAFDLQAFGERTLHLDCDVIQADGGTRTASITGAMVAAYDAFSQLQARGAITAIPVKSFVAAISVGVYQGMPVLDLDYVEDSGCDTDMNVVMTEAGHFIEVQGTAEGAAFDRAGMNRLLDLAQGGIADLIAMQKQALGI; encoded by the coding sequence ATGACATTCGAATCCCGCCCGAGCGGCCGCGCCGTCGACGCGCTGCGCGCCATCCGCATCACCCGCCAGTACACCAAGCATGCCGAAGGCTCGGTGCTGATCGAGTGCGGCGACACCAAGGTCATCTGCACGGCCAGCATCGAAGACAAGGTGCCGGGTTTCCTGAAGGGCAAGGGCCAGGGCTGGTTGACGGCCGAGTACGGCATGCTGCCCCGCTCGACGCACACGCGCATGGACCGCGAAGCGGCGCGCGGCAAGCAGTCGGGCCGCACGCAGGAAATCCAGCGCCTGATCGGCCGCTCGCTGCGCGCCGCCTTCGATCTGCAGGCATTCGGCGAACGCACCCTGCACCTCGATTGCGACGTGATCCAGGCTGACGGCGGCACGCGCACGGCCTCGATCACGGGCGCCATGGTGGCAGCGTATGATGCGTTTTCCCAACTGCAGGCACGCGGCGCGATCACCGCCATCCCCGTGAAAAGCTTTGTCGCCGCTATCTCGGTAGGCGTCTACCAGGGCATGCCGGTGCTGGACCTCGACTACGTGGAAGACTCGGGCTGCGACACGGACATGAATGTGGTGATGACGGAAGCGGGCCACTTCATCGAAGTGCAGGGCACGGCAGAAGGCGCCGCTTTCGACCGCGCCGGCATGAACCGCTTGCTGGACCTGGCACAGGGCGGCATCGCCGATCTGATCGCCATGCAGAAGCAAGCCCTCGGCATTTAA